The genomic window CGCCGTGGTGTTCACCTCGGGATCGACGGGACCTGCCAAAGGCGTGGCCTACGGTCATCATCAGTTGCAGGCACAGCGCGACGCCCTGATGAGCGCTTACGCCATCACCGAGTCAGACCGACTGGTGGCAGCCTTTGCTCCCTTCGCCCTTTATGGGCCCGCCATGGGAATTCCGTCGATGGTCCCCAACCTGAAAGTCACATCGCCGGGAACCCTGAGCGCCGAGGCGCTGGCCGAGGCTGTGGCGGCTATCGACGCGACGCTGGTGTTTGCCTCGCCTGCGGCCCTCAGCAATGTCGCGGCGACAGCGGATGCCCTCAGCCCCGCCATGAGCCGGGCATTCCAAACGGTGCGGGTACTGCTGTCCGCCGGCGCGCCGGTGCACCCCAAGGTGCTGCGCAGCGCGGTCGCCCTCATGCCAAACGCCGAGGCGCATACGCCCTACGGTATGACCGAAGTGCTGCCCGTCGCCGACATCACCCTCCGGGAAATCGAGAGGGCGGGCCCCGGCAACGGTGTGTGCGTGGGCGTGCCCCTGCAGGATGTCATCGTACGCATCAGCCCTCTCACAGGCACCGGCGCGACGTCGGATGCTCTTATCGAGGCGCCGGAGGTCACGGGTGAGATTGTCATTCAGGCACCCCATATGAGAGAGAGCTATGACAAGTTGTGGGCGACGCAGCAGGCCGCTGCAACGCCGCCTGGATGGCACCGCAGTGGCGATGTGGGCCACTTCGACGATCAGGGCCGTTTATGGGTCGAGGGGCGTATGGCCGACATCATCACCACGTCCGAGGGCCCCCTGACCACCGTCGGCATTGAGCAGGCAATAGAGGAACTCCCGGATATCACCCAGGCGGCCGTAGTGGGCATAGGACCTTCCGGCACCCAGCAGGTCGTGGCTGTTATCTGCCCGGCGGATCCCCCACGGAAACCGCGATTGGCGGCGATTGACCGGGCGGACGCCGTGCGCTCCGCTGCCAAAGTTTCCATCAGCGCCGTCCTGGAGATCCCGCAAATGCCCGTGGATCGCCGTCATAACTCCAAGATTCATCGCGGGGAGCTGGCCAACTGGGCGGCCCGCATTCTCGCCGGCGGACGAATGTCATCCCCATGAGGGTATTGATCACCGGCGCCACCAGTCTTTTGGGGCGGGCTATTGCTAAAACACTATTGGAGCGCGGCGATAGCGTTGCGGTACTCCAGCGCAGACCCTGCGGTCTCCAGGTCGATGAATATCTTGGGGATATCACAGACGGGGCGCTCGTTTCCCGGGCCATGGCCGGGGCCGACGCCGTGATTCACCTGGCGGCCCGGGTATCCGTGGTGGGTCCCTGGGCGGAGTTTCAGCGCACTAACGTGGAGGGCACCCGGACTGTTCTTGAGGCGGCGAGGGAAGCAGCCTGCAGTCGTTTTATTCAGGTGTCCTCGCCCTCCGTCGCCCATAGCGGCACTTCTCTGGTGGGCGCCGCTGCAGAACCGGCAGATCCTAAAGGAGCACGGGGCTCCTACGCTCGCTCCAAGGCATTGGCAGAGCAGATGGTGCTGACCGCAGAGAATATGGCCGTGGTGGCCGTGCGCCCGCATCTCGTGTGGGGACCCGGTGATACACAGCTCGTCGCACGCATTGTGGAGCGGGCGCGTCAGGGACGTCTTGCCGTGGTGGGTTCGGGGATGGCGCTCATCGACACCACCTACACCGACAATGCCCGGGACGCCATCGTTGCCGCCCTCGACAGAGCACCGGATTTATCCGGTCGTGCCCTGGTAATCTCCAACGGCGAGCCTCGCCCTGTACAGGAGCTCTTCGATCGCATGGCCAGCGCTGCAAAGCTCTCTCCAGCCCGGCTCAAAGTTCCGACCGTGCTTGCCAGGGCCGGGGGACGGCTTGTCGAGGGCATCTGGAATCTCACAGGACGCCAGGACGATCCGCCGATGACCGCCTTTCTGGCTGAGCAGCTCTCTACGGCTCATTGGTTTGATCAACGGGAGACGCGCAGGCTTCTGGACTGGACACCGGCGGTGTCCCTCGATGAGGGGTTCCAGGCGCTCACAAGATGGTATGCGCCTGAGCAGCGCTCATCGTCAGAGGCTTAGCGGCGAAGGACTGCCAGCCATCGTCCCAGGTTCAGCAGGCTTCCCAGGGAGGCCGCCACATAGGTCAGCGCGGCCGCTTTCAGAATACGGTTGGCGTGGGGCAAGTCTCCTTCGTGAAGATACTGCCCCTCTTCCAGAATGGGCAGCGCTTTGCCAAAGCTCGCATCCAGCTCCACGGGCAGCGTCGCAAGATGTACCAGGGTGCCGACAAACATTGAGCCAATGGCGGCAACGAAAAAGGCCAGCCCAAGCGCCGGCGCTCGCGTAAGCATGATCACCACGGGCGCGGCGATCATCGCAATGCTCCCGATCCGCTGACTCCGGATGGCAAACTTCGCCAGCGTCTGACGACTGCGAAAAAGTCGCTCGTCCCGCGCATCCTGAATCGCGTGCCCTACTTCATGAGCCGCCACGGTAATGGCGGTAAGGGAGTGGCCATTGAATCGCTCCTCCATCAAACGCACTGCTTTTGCGTCGGCATCGTAGTGATCGCCGACGGTGGTCTCCTCCACCACCACCTCCTGAAGATCAAAACGATCCAGAAGATGTCTGGCAAGTTCAGCCCCACTGCCCTGGGCCCCATAGCGATCCGCAGGTTCCTGATACTTCTTGAGCACCCGCTTCACCCACAGCCCGGGCAAGGCAATGGCGCAGATCAGAACAATGGCCATTACAACAAACAACACGCGCCTATCTCCGCCCCGTCATTTTGACCCCATCATCGTGATCCCGTCATCAGTTGCTATCGCCACGCTCATCGCTGACCCCGCCCTAATCATGACGCGCGGCGACAATCATGTAGTTGACGCTCGTATCATCCGTGAGGCTGTAAGACCGCGTGAAGGGGTTTACGGCAACGCCCGCCGACTTCAGGGGCGTTAAGCCCGCAGCCGTCAACATCCTACGGGTCTCCTCCGGGGTTACAAACTTCCGCCACTGATGGGTGCCTTTGGGCAGCCAACGCAGGACATACTCGCCACCGATGATGGCGAATAGCCAGGATTTGAAGTTCCGGTTCAGGGTCGCGACGATTTGCACACCCCCGCCCGCAACGCAGGCACCGCAGGACGCCATAAATGCATC from Congregibacter litoralis KT71 includes these protein-coding regions:
- a CDS encoding NAD-dependent epimerase/dehydratase family protein produces the protein MRVLITGATSLLGRAIAKTLLERGDSVAVLQRRPCGLQVDEYLGDITDGALVSRAMAGADAVIHLAARVSVVGPWAEFQRTNVEGTRTVLEAAREAACSRFIQVSSPSVAHSGTSLVGAAAEPADPKGARGSYARSKALAEQMVLTAENMAVVAVRPHLVWGPGDTQLVARIVERARQGRLAVVGSGMALIDTTYTDNARDAIVAALDRAPDLSGRALVISNGEPRPVQELFDRMASAAKLSPARLKVPTVLARAGGRLVEGIWNLTGRQDDPPMTAFLAEQLSTAHWFDQRETRRLLDWTPAVSLDEGFQALTRWYAPEQRSSSEA
- a CDS encoding zinc metallopeptidase; protein product: MLFVVMAIVLICAIALPGLWVKRVLKKYQEPADRYGAQGSGAELARHLLDRFDLQEVVVEETTVGDHYDADAKAVRLMEERFNGHSLTAITVAAHEVGHAIQDARDERLFRSRQTLAKFAIRSQRIGSIAMIAAPVVIMLTRAPALGLAFFVAAIGSMFVGTLVHLATLPVELDASFGKALPILEEGQYLHEGDLPHANRILKAAALTYVAASLGSLLNLGRWLAVLRR